AGTCCTCCTGAAAGCAGAACACCATAAGGCACATCAGACATCAGCTGACGGTGTACCGCATCTTCCAGAGCCGTACGCAATTTATCAATATCCGTATCTGCATCTTGAACTGTTTCATAAGCATCCCAATCCCGTTGATACCATCGCTGTGGTGTTAATCCATCTGCACTATACACATAATGTCCAGGAGGAAACTGGTCCATCTGTGTACAGAATCCTTCCAGTGACTTTAATTCAGAGGACACAAAAAACTGTCCCTGCTCATCCGTACCGTAGTACAAGGGGATAATCCCCATATGATCACGAGCTACCAGAAAGACATCTTTACCGGCATCGTAAAGTGCAAAGGCAAAAATACCGTTTAAATCCTCTATAAAAGAAGGTCCTTTAGCCTGATACAAGGCCAATACGACTTCTGAATCGCTGTTTGTCGAAAATTCATAATCCGGCAAGGTTGCTCTCAGTTCTTTATGGTTATAAATCTCACCGTTTACCGCCAGCACTATCTGACCGTCAGGACTGTAAAGAGGCTGACTACCTGATTTGGGATCCACAATAGCCAGACGCTCATGCGCAAGAATGGCTTTGCCGGACGTAAAAATACCGGACCAGTCCGGTCCACGGTGACGAATACGTTTTGACATTTCTAAAATCTGAGGTCTTAGCTTCTCAGATGAATCTTTTAAGTCGAATGCTCCAATAATTCCGCACATATGCTTATTTGATTTAGTTGCTATCTAATTTTATACTGTGTCACAAAGTAAAGGATTAAAAAACAAATTTCATAATATTTTTCAATTTTTATTAAAAATATATCAACATTATAAATATTTAAATGAAAAACAATCAACAAAAAGGCAGTAAAACACAAATTAAATCAATTCAACAAAGATCATAAAGAAAATTTGCAGTCTCCCCCGAGATGCCAGGTTACAAAGCGAATGAAGCGACAGTACTTCCTGAACATAATGGGAATATTTATTTTGCGTAGATAAAAGTAATTCGATAGGTTCTGCAAGCTACAATCAGACAGTAATCGTCTGATTACCGGATCTTTTAAGAACCGCTTTATTCTCCAAAATCTTTATAATAATTACTGTTTATTTATCCGGATTTTTCTAACTTCATAGTAAAGTAAACCACTATGACATCAGACCCGTTTAACGTATACCGGAATTCGGCCATCGAGGCTAAAGATCTGGAGAACATCTCTTCCAAACATGAATTGGTTCACTTCTCTAAAGGGGATATGATCTTAAGAGAAGGAAAACTGACACATGAATATTATCTGTTGGAAAGCGGTCTGGTACGGTCATACGTTCACGATTACGAGGGCAATGAGATTACTACAGATTTTTTTGGAGACAATGAAATTGTGATTGAGGTGACATCTCTTTTTCTAAAGATTCCATCTCAGGAAAATATACAATGTCTGACAGACTGCAAAGCCTGGAAACTGGACTATGACACTTTCCAGATGCTGTATCACACCATACCTGCATTCAGTGAATGGGGCCGTGCATGGATGACGTACGCTTTACATATTATGAAAAAGCGGTCTATTGAAATGGTATCCTTATCCGCTCTGCAGCGATACAATCAATTAATAGTAAGTAAGCCCCAGATCTTTCAATTCGCACCGCTCAAA
The Sphingobacterium spiritivorum genome window above contains:
- a CDS encoding Crp/Fnr family transcriptional regulator, producing the protein MTSDPFNVYRNSAIEAKDLENISSKHELVHFSKGDMILREGKLTHEYYLLESGLVRSYVHDYEGNEITTDFFGDNEIVIEVTSLFLKIPSQENIQCLTDCKAWKLDYDTFQMLYHTIPAFSEWGRAWMTYALHIMKKRSIEMVSLSALQRYNQLIVSKPQIFQFAPLKHIASYLGVTDTSLSRIRKEAVQ